In Paramisgurnus dabryanus chromosome 14, PD_genome_1.1, whole genome shotgun sequence, one genomic interval encodes:
- the tmcc1b gene encoding transmembrane and coiled-coil domains protein 1b isoform X2: MMKRGTSLQSRRSKAGGGTEPPQKGSPQIHRRSTHEILLQAGRPRSSSTTDTPSSPALADMLLTSGYQSTEESERQDRLEVSGPAVSPNALSGGLDGGQYGLDSVDGTPDPQRTKQAISQLQQKILKLTEQIKIEQTARDDNVAEYLKLANNADKQQSGRIKQVFEKKNQKSAQTIQQLQRKLEHYHRKLREVEHNGIPRQPKDVLRDMHQGLKDVGAKVSGGLSSISQATHSAAGAVVSKPREFASLIRNKFGSADNISSLKDSLDEQQGDEPLPSVGTAVTRTPGTGQLQSSPKYGSEDDCSSATSGSAGANSTTGAPGGPPSSKGNTMEQSQVSGFDTLLHEIQELKDNQNRLEESFESLKTHYHRDYTDIMQALQEERFRCERLEEQLNDLTELHQNEILNLKQELASMEEKIAYQSYERARDIQEALEACQTRISKMELQQQQQQVVQLEGLENATARTLLGKLINILLAVMAVLLVFVSTVANCVVPLMKTRSRTLSTLLLVIVLAFLWRNWEAMSQYLDRFLLNPR, translated from the exons ATGATGAAGAGAGGGACCAGCCTGCAAAGCCGGCGCAGCAAAGCAGGGGGGGGAACGGAGCCCCCCCAGAAAGGCAGCCCACAGATTCACAGGCGCAGCACCCACGAAATCTTGTTGCAGGCGGGACGGCCACGCTCCTCTTCCACCACAGATACACCAAGCAGCCCAGCTCTGGCAGACATGTTGCTGACCTCAGGGTATCAGTCCACTGAGGAGTCTGAACGG CAAGATCGTCTGGAGGTTTCTGGCCCAGCGGTATCTCCGAACGCTTTGTCGGGCGGTTTAGACGGCGGTCAGTATGGTTTAGATTCAGTGGATGGCACCCCTGATCCTCAACGCACCAAGCAGGCCATCTCTCAGCTACAGCAGAAGATCCTTAAACTGACAGAGCAGATCAAAATCGAACAAACGGCGAGAGATGACAACGTAGCCGAGTACCTAAAACTGGCCAACAACGCAGACAAACAGCAGAGTGGTCGCATCAAGCAGGTGTTCGAGAAGAAAAACCAAAAGTCTGCACAGACCATCCAGCAGTTACAGAGGAAGCTGGAACATTACCATCGCAAACTCCGAGAGGTGGAGCACAATGGAATACCACGCCAACCGAAAGATGTCCTACGTGACATGCACCAGGGTCTGAAGGATGTAGGGGCAAAG GTGTCTGGTGGCCTCTCCAGTATCTCCCAGGCCACTCACTCCGCCGCAGGAGCAGTTGTTTCCAAACCCCGCGAATTTGCATCTCTTATCCGCAACAAGTTTGGAAGTGCAGACAACATCTCTTCCTTAAAAGACTCTTTAGATGAACAACAAGGGGACGAACCACTGCCAAGTGTAGGGACCGCTGTCACCAGGACTCCTGGAACTGGCCAGCTTCAATCCAGCCCAAAATACGGCAGTGAGGACGACTGCTCCAGCGCTACGTCAGGGTCAGCAGGAGCAAACAGCACCACTGGTGCTCCCGGTGGGCCTCCGAGTTCAAAGGGTAATACCATGGAGCAAAGCCAGGTCTCTGGCTTCGATACACTGCTGCACGAGATCCAGGAACTGAAGGATAACCAGAATCGACTTGAAGAATCTTTCGAAAGCCTGAAAACTCATTATCATAGGGACTACACAGATATCATGCAGGCTCTGCAGGAGGAAAGATTCAG GTGTGAGCGCCTAGAGGAGCAGTTGAATGATCTAACAGAGCTGCATCAAAATGAGATCCTCAACCTAAAGCAAGAGCTGGCCAGCATGGAGGAGAAAATCGCTTACCAGTCTTATGAACGAGCCAGAGACATACAA GAAGCACTGGAGGCTTGTCAAACTCGCATCTCTAAGATGGAGCTTCAACAGCAGCAGCAACAAGTGGTTCAGTTAGAAGGTTTGGAAAACGCCACGGCACGCACTTTACTCGGCAAGCTCATCAATATTCTGTTGGCCGTCATGGCCGTTCTCCTAGTGTTTGTTTCGACGGTTGCAAACTGTGTGGTTCCACTGATGAAAACGCGTAGCCGCACGCTTTCAACGTTGCTGCTTGTCATAGTCTTGGCTTTCCTGTGGCGGAACTGGGAAGCCATGTCCCAGTACCTGGACCGATTTCTGCTGAACCCCAGATGA
- the tmcc1b gene encoding transmembrane and coiled-coil domains protein 1b isoform X1, whose amino-acid sequence MDQGGSEQPGVDEPDSGVCAEREVSRRASEPDHALSKITHNALENMGVLGHGLKQLFQPQRRRSSVLPYDPTSSSTGPISKSLDAGPELGEAPAITVAAPNSDPHASAPPAALSRVLQQIRGPPMMKRGTSLQSRRSKAGGGTEPPQKGSPQIHRRSTHEILLQAGRPRSSSTTDTPSSPALADMLLTSGYQSTEESERQDRLEVSGPAVSPNALSGGLDGGQYGLDSVDGTPDPQRTKQAISQLQQKILKLTEQIKIEQTARDDNVAEYLKLANNADKQQSGRIKQVFEKKNQKSAQTIQQLQRKLEHYHRKLREVEHNGIPRQPKDVLRDMHQGLKDVGAKVSGGLSSISQATHSAAGAVVSKPREFASLIRNKFGSADNISSLKDSLDEQQGDEPLPSVGTAVTRTPGTGQLQSSPKYGSEDDCSSATSGSAGANSTTGAPGGPPSSKGNTMEQSQVSGFDTLLHEIQELKDNQNRLEESFESLKTHYHRDYTDIMQALQEERFRCERLEEQLNDLTELHQNEILNLKQELASMEEKIAYQSYERARDIQEALEACQTRISKMELQQQQQQVVQLEGLENATARTLLGKLINILLAVMAVLLVFVSTVANCVVPLMKTRSRTLSTLLLVIVLAFLWRNWEAMSQYLDRFLLNPR is encoded by the exons ATGGATCAGGGTGGTAGCGAGCAGCCTGGGGTGGATGAGCCAGATTCTGGTGTTTGTGCAGAGCGAGAGGTGAGCAGAAGGGCATCCGAGCCTGATCATGCCCTGTCCAAAATCACCCACAATGCCTTGGAGAACATGGGTGTGCTGGGCCATGGCCTGAAGCAGCTCTTCCAACCTCAGCGCAGACGTTCGTCCGTCTTGCCGTATGACCCCACCTCTTCCTCCACAGGCCCCATCTCTAAGTCCCTAGATGCGGGGCCAGAGTTGGGGGAAGCGCCTGCCATTACGGTTGCCGCCCCTAACTCTGACCCCCACGCTTCCGCCCCCCCTGCAGCTCTGAGCCGCGTGCTGCAGCAGATTCGAGGCCCCCCCATGATGAAGAGAGGGACCAGCCTGCAAAGCCGGCGCAGCAAAGCAGGGGGGGGAACGGAGCCCCCCCAGAAAGGCAGCCCACAGATTCACAGGCGCAGCACCCACGAAATCTTGTTGCAGGCGGGACGGCCACGCTCCTCTTCCACCACAGATACACCAAGCAGCCCAGCTCTGGCAGACATGTTGCTGACCTCAGGGTATCAGTCCACTGAGGAGTCTGAACGG CAAGATCGTCTGGAGGTTTCTGGCCCAGCGGTATCTCCGAACGCTTTGTCGGGCGGTTTAGACGGCGGTCAGTATGGTTTAGATTCAGTGGATGGCACCCCTGATCCTCAACGCACCAAGCAGGCCATCTCTCAGCTACAGCAGAAGATCCTTAAACTGACAGAGCAGATCAAAATCGAACAAACGGCGAGAGATGACAACGTAGCCGAGTACCTAAAACTGGCCAACAACGCAGACAAACAGCAGAGTGGTCGCATCAAGCAGGTGTTCGAGAAGAAAAACCAAAAGTCTGCACAGACCATCCAGCAGTTACAGAGGAAGCTGGAACATTACCATCGCAAACTCCGAGAGGTGGAGCACAATGGAATACCACGCCAACCGAAAGATGTCCTACGTGACATGCACCAGGGTCTGAAGGATGTAGGGGCAAAG GTGTCTGGTGGCCTCTCCAGTATCTCCCAGGCCACTCACTCCGCCGCAGGAGCAGTTGTTTCCAAACCCCGCGAATTTGCATCTCTTATCCGCAACAAGTTTGGAAGTGCAGACAACATCTCTTCCTTAAAAGACTCTTTAGATGAACAACAAGGGGACGAACCACTGCCAAGTGTAGGGACCGCTGTCACCAGGACTCCTGGAACTGGCCAGCTTCAATCCAGCCCAAAATACGGCAGTGAGGACGACTGCTCCAGCGCTACGTCAGGGTCAGCAGGAGCAAACAGCACCACTGGTGCTCCCGGTGGGCCTCCGAGTTCAAAGGGTAATACCATGGAGCAAAGCCAGGTCTCTGGCTTCGATACACTGCTGCACGAGATCCAGGAACTGAAGGATAACCAGAATCGACTTGAAGAATCTTTCGAAAGCCTGAAAACTCATTATCATAGGGACTACACAGATATCATGCAGGCTCTGCAGGAGGAAAGATTCAG GTGTGAGCGCCTAGAGGAGCAGTTGAATGATCTAACAGAGCTGCATCAAAATGAGATCCTCAACCTAAAGCAAGAGCTGGCCAGCATGGAGGAGAAAATCGCTTACCAGTCTTATGAACGAGCCAGAGACATACAA GAAGCACTGGAGGCTTGTCAAACTCGCATCTCTAAGATGGAGCTTCAACAGCAGCAGCAACAAGTGGTTCAGTTAGAAGGTTTGGAAAACGCCACGGCACGCACTTTACTCGGCAAGCTCATCAATATTCTGTTGGCCGTCATGGCCGTTCTCCTAGTGTTTGTTTCGACGGTTGCAAACTGTGTGGTTCCACTGATGAAAACGCGTAGCCGCACGCTTTCAACGTTGCTGCTTGTCATAGTCTTGGCTTTCCTGTGGCGGAACTGGGAAGCCATGTCCCAGTACCTGGACCGATTTCTGCTGAACCCCAGATGA
- the tmcc1b gene encoding transmembrane and coiled-coil domains protein 1b isoform X3, whose translation MQDRLEVSGPAVSPNALSGGLDGGQYGLDSVDGTPDPQRTKQAISQLQQKILKLTEQIKIEQTARDDNVAEYLKLANNADKQQSGRIKQVFEKKNQKSAQTIQQLQRKLEHYHRKLREVEHNGIPRQPKDVLRDMHQGLKDVGAKVSGGLSSISQATHSAAGAVVSKPREFASLIRNKFGSADNISSLKDSLDEQQGDEPLPSVGTAVTRTPGTGQLQSSPKYGSEDDCSSATSGSAGANSTTGAPGGPPSSKGNTMEQSQVSGFDTLLHEIQELKDNQNRLEESFESLKTHYHRDYTDIMQALQEERFRCERLEEQLNDLTELHQNEILNLKQELASMEEKIAYQSYERARDIQEALEACQTRISKMELQQQQQQVVQLEGLENATARTLLGKLINILLAVMAVLLVFVSTVANCVVPLMKTRSRTLSTLLLVIVLAFLWRNWEAMSQYLDRFLLNPR comes from the exons ATG CAAGATCGTCTGGAGGTTTCTGGCCCAGCGGTATCTCCGAACGCTTTGTCGGGCGGTTTAGACGGCGGTCAGTATGGTTTAGATTCAGTGGATGGCACCCCTGATCCTCAACGCACCAAGCAGGCCATCTCTCAGCTACAGCAGAAGATCCTTAAACTGACAGAGCAGATCAAAATCGAACAAACGGCGAGAGATGACAACGTAGCCGAGTACCTAAAACTGGCCAACAACGCAGACAAACAGCAGAGTGGTCGCATCAAGCAGGTGTTCGAGAAGAAAAACCAAAAGTCTGCACAGACCATCCAGCAGTTACAGAGGAAGCTGGAACATTACCATCGCAAACTCCGAGAGGTGGAGCACAATGGAATACCACGCCAACCGAAAGATGTCCTACGTGACATGCACCAGGGTCTGAAGGATGTAGGGGCAAAG GTGTCTGGTGGCCTCTCCAGTATCTCCCAGGCCACTCACTCCGCCGCAGGAGCAGTTGTTTCCAAACCCCGCGAATTTGCATCTCTTATCCGCAACAAGTTTGGAAGTGCAGACAACATCTCTTCCTTAAAAGACTCTTTAGATGAACAACAAGGGGACGAACCACTGCCAAGTGTAGGGACCGCTGTCACCAGGACTCCTGGAACTGGCCAGCTTCAATCCAGCCCAAAATACGGCAGTGAGGACGACTGCTCCAGCGCTACGTCAGGGTCAGCAGGAGCAAACAGCACCACTGGTGCTCCCGGTGGGCCTCCGAGTTCAAAGGGTAATACCATGGAGCAAAGCCAGGTCTCTGGCTTCGATACACTGCTGCACGAGATCCAGGAACTGAAGGATAACCAGAATCGACTTGAAGAATCTTTCGAAAGCCTGAAAACTCATTATCATAGGGACTACACAGATATCATGCAGGCTCTGCAGGAGGAAAGATTCAG GTGTGAGCGCCTAGAGGAGCAGTTGAATGATCTAACAGAGCTGCATCAAAATGAGATCCTCAACCTAAAGCAAGAGCTGGCCAGCATGGAGGAGAAAATCGCTTACCAGTCTTATGAACGAGCCAGAGACATACAA GAAGCACTGGAGGCTTGTCAAACTCGCATCTCTAAGATGGAGCTTCAACAGCAGCAGCAACAAGTGGTTCAGTTAGAAGGTTTGGAAAACGCCACGGCACGCACTTTACTCGGCAAGCTCATCAATATTCTGTTGGCCGTCATGGCCGTTCTCCTAGTGTTTGTTTCGACGGTTGCAAACTGTGTGGTTCCACTGATGAAAACGCGTAGCCGCACGCTTTCAACGTTGCTGCTTGTCATAGTCTTGGCTTTCCTGTGGCGGAACTGGGAAGCCATGTCCCAGTACCTGGACCGATTTCTGCTGAACCCCAGATGA